From the genome of Leptospira saintgironsiae, one region includes:
- a CDS encoding PhoH family protein, producing MRKEQFTFENQDLYRKICGINDTGVKNLEKQLEIDLIPRGNGFQVEGIPTKVEFALDFFRLLETNYRDRPDRDFTDSFDFGYLLKQATREKKKEERKSDDEPFKPNEKILTTYKGKHLYSRTKNQEKYIQSFLNNLITFGIGPAGTGKTFLSVAMACRFLQNGIVDKIVLTRPAVEAGENLGFLPGDLNQKVDPYLRPVYDALNECIGFEKTQEYIALTKIEIAPVAFMRGRTLSKSFIILDEAQNCTLAQLKMIMTRLGRNSRMCISGDVTQIDLEHGRSGFDRVVNLFRQTEGIGQVFFGKEDITRHPLVETIVRKFEEL from the coding sequence ATCAGGAAAGAACAATTTACTTTCGAAAACCAGGACCTGTATCGTAAGATCTGTGGGATCAACGATACGGGTGTCAAAAATTTGGAAAAACAATTGGAGATCGATCTAATCCCTAGAGGGAACGGTTTCCAGGTGGAAGGAATTCCAACAAAGGTAGAATTTGCCTTAGATTTTTTCAGATTATTGGAAACCAATTACCGGGATAGACCGGATAGGGATTTTACTGATTCCTTTGATTTCGGTTATCTTCTTAAACAAGCCACTCGTGAAAAGAAGAAGGAAGAGCGTAAGTCGGATGACGAGCCCTTCAAACCTAACGAAAAAATTCTCACAACATACAAGGGAAAACATCTTTATTCCAGGACAAAAAACCAGGAAAAGTATATTCAATCTTTCTTAAATAATCTGATCACTTTCGGGATTGGTCCCGCAGGAACAGGAAAAACATTCCTGTCTGTTGCAATGGCTTGTAGATTTTTGCAAAATGGGATCGTAGATAAGATCGTTTTAACAAGACCAGCAGTAGAAGCAGGGGAGAATCTTGGATTTTTACCCGGAGATCTGAACCAAAAGGTGGATCCATATCTTCGTCCAGTCTATGATGCCTTGAACGAATGTATTGGTTTTGAAAAAACCCAAGAATATATTGCACTTACTAAAATTGAGATCGCACCAGTTGCATTTATGAGAGGAAGGACTCTTTCCAAAAGTTTTATCATTTTGGATGAGGCTCAAAACTGTACTCTTGCTCAGCTTAAAATGATTATGACCCGTTTGGGCCGTAATTCCAGGATGTGTATCTCTGGAGATGTGACCCAAATTGACTTAGAACATGGTAGATCTGGTTTCGATCGTGTGGTAAACTTGTTCAGACAAACTGAAGGAATCGGCCAGGTGTTTTTCGGAAAAGAAGATATCACAAGACACCCACTGGTAGAAACCATCGTGAGGAAGTTCGAGGAATTGTAA